CAAAAGTGCAAGTTATAGCAGGTTTGGTTTGGAAGTACCACATAAGCTATCTGAGTTCAACGCATTTACAAGATATAACACAACTTGCTGTTCTATAGTAAAAGCTTTGGTGTCCAGAAGAAATTCACTTCTTCAGCTCTATATATACAATTTTTTACCATCATAAAAGACCAAACTCACCAAAGAGATAAAATAGAACATGAATAGCCAACAAAGCACTCCCTCTTCTACGTTACCATTATTAGCCATTGTGATCTCAACCTTTCTATCCCTTATTCCCAATACTGTCAATGCTTCATGCAGCCATGAGTTTTCTGAACTTGTCCACCAGAAAAACATCTCATATTGCAAGACACTGCACACTCTAGATGCTGAGTTTGGCTGGAAATACCAGAATTTCACCAACTTCATCACACTTGAAATCTTGTTTAGTGCCAAGCTCAACAAACCAGAAGGGTGGATAGCATGGGGGGTGAATCCAGGTAAAAGGGCAGAGATGACTGGAACCAAAGCTCTCATAGGCATCAAACATCCCGACACGCCGTTGAGAGCAGACACTTACGATATCACCAAGGAAATCGTAACTGGTTGCCATCTTCTACCATCAAAAATTAGTGAATTGCAAGTGTCCAATTTGTCGATGCAATATGAAGGGTCCAATTTATACACCATGTATGCAAGATTGGTTCTTCCTTCTGATCTGTATAACATCACAAAGCTGCACCATGTGTGGCAAGTTGGGTATGCTGTTAAAGGGGACCAACCCCTGTATCATCCAACAACTCTTGATAATGTGGATAGCACAGAGACCATAGACTTGACTTCTAGTGTTGGACACAGCACTGGACAATACTGGGGTTTCCTTAGATCGGTAAGAAGTtaatttctcttcttttctgtTAATAATCTTGATCCAAGCTCTTTAGACATAGAGTTTAAGAATTTGTACACTTATATTATCCTTAATTAACTCATTTCTAATCAATGTAGAACTTTATATCTCATACTTAGAAATTCCAACAAATTCCATAAGTCTACTAATTAATTAGGTGTTTGTTCTCTCTCGATTGGCTTGTATGATTGACTCGCTTCTAGGTCAAGTTGATGGATTGAC
This is a stretch of genomic DNA from Lotus japonicus ecotype B-129 chromosome 1, LjGifu_v1.2. It encodes these proteins:
- the LOC130731517 gene encoding cytochrome b561 and DOMON domain-containing protein At4g12980-like, whose protein sequence is MNSQQSTPSSTLPLLAIVISTFLSLIPNTVNASCSHEFSELVHQKNISYCKTLHTLDAEFGWKYQNFTNFITLEILFSAKLNKPEGWIAWGVNPGKRAEMTGTKALIGIKHPDTPLRADTYDITKEIVTGCHLLPSKISELQVSNLSMQYEGSNLYTMYARLVLPSDLYNITKLHHVWQVGYAVKGDQPLYHPTTLDNVDSTETIDLTSSVGHSTGQYWGFLRSVHGVLNIIGWGILLPSGIIIARYFRVFPFQWEPTWFYMHIACQLTGFLVGTAGWIIGLSLGHASRYYTFHTHRIFGIIIFTFSTIQMLAFRLKPKMTDDYRKYWNMYHHFLGYGLLVIIFINIFQGISILKGGKQWKWAYIGILAFFGAIVFGMEIFTWVRFFILKAKRNRSDKSKSGETTKQKSIRK